A genomic segment from Scytonema millei VB511283 encodes:
- a CDS encoding GTP cyclohydrolase II translates to MQERKSSPRHIILTSHPSNFGSQPIPIRWGDKDPMQRGPVVATLANPSHRNAIGTHSGGYAVYRALAVASGVLQADHRADLTNTSPVEHIGPYPSWYDPEKIVSLDPFGAMVGEAFASYYQEGYDIRPTIAITKAHVYLPELQAAVEKGRLAIDGKLLKSKGDVVVTKAAIEPVWYLPGIAKRFQIPEADLRRALFEQTGGMFPELVTRSDLEVFLPPIGGVTVYIFGDLAAITDPNRPLAVRVHDECNGSDVFGSDICTCRPYLVHGIEVCIQTAQEGGAGVIVYCRKEGRALGEVTKFLVYNARKRQEGGDRADAYFARTECVAGVQDMRFQELMPDVLHWLGITRIERLVSMSNMKYEAITNSGIEVVERVPIPEDLIPQDAQVEIEAKKAAGYYTPGVVLDTLGLTEIKGREME, encoded by the coding sequence ATGCAAGAGCGAAAAAGTAGTCCCAGGCATATTATCCTGACTTCTCACCCGAGCAATTTTGGTTCGCAACCTATTCCGATTCGCTGGGGAGACAAAGACCCGATGCAACGGGGTCCGGTTGTGGCTACCCTCGCTAACCCGAGTCACAGAAATGCGATCGGGACACATTCAGGAGGTTATGCTGTCTATCGCGCTCTGGCTGTAGCAAGCGGGGTATTGCAAGCAGATCACCGTGCCGATTTAACGAATACTTCGCCGGTCGAACATATTGGTCCTTATCCGAGTTGGTACGACCCGGAGAAAATAGTTTCACTCGATCCGTTTGGGGCAATGGTAGGAGAAGCGTTTGCGTCTTACTACCAGGAAGGATACGATATCAGACCGACGATCGCTATTACCAAGGCGCACGTTTATCTTCCAGAATTACAAGCAGCAGTGGAAAAAGGGCGGTTGGCGATCGATGGCAAGCTGCTCAAATCTAAAGGCGATGTCGTCGTTACTAAAGCAGCGATCGAGCCTGTATGGTATTTACCAGGCATTGCCAAACGATTTCAAATTCCTGAAGCAGACTTGCGCCGTGCCTTGTTTGAGCAAACCGGGGGGATGTTCCCAGAATTAGTGACGCGATCGGATTTAGAAGTATTCCTGCCGCCAATTGGCGGAGTCACTGTATATATATTTGGCGATTTGGCAGCAATTACTGACCCCAATCGACCCTTGGCAGTGCGGGTTCACGATGAATGCAATGGTTCCGATGTCTTTGGCAGCGATATTTGTACCTGTCGTCCTTACCTAGTGCATGGAATTGAAGTCTGCATTCAAACAGCACAGGAAGGGGGTGCGGGAGTCATTGTCTACTGTCGGAAAGAAGGTCGGGCATTGGGAGAAGTGACGAAGTTTCTAGTTTACAATGCCCGCAAGCGGCAAGAAGGAGGCGATCGCGCTGATGCTTACTTTGCCCGCACGGAATGCGTTGCTGGGGTGCAAGATATGCGCTTCCAAGAGTTAATGCCAGACGTATTGCATTGGTTGGGCATAACTCGAATCGAGCGTTTGGTATCGATGAGCAACATGAAATATGAAGCCATCACCAACTCAGGTATTGAAGTTGTCGAACGAGTGCCAATTCCCGAGGATTTGATTCCCCAAGACGCACAAGTAGAAATCGAGGCGAAAAAAGCCGCTGGCTACTACACTCCTGGCGTGGTACTAGATACGTTAGGATTGACAGAAATTAAAGGTAGAGAAATGGAATGA
- a CDS encoding RRXRR domain-containing protein — translation MQFVPVVDSNQRPLMPTTPKRSRRWIESGKATGFWKRGIFCVRLNVEPSNRNTQPIAVGVDSGSKREGFSVKSQSHTYLNILAHAVDWVKDAVETRRKRWFSLNWCSSR, via the coding sequence ATGCAATTTGTACCAGTTGTAGACAGTAATCAGCGCCCCCTAATGCCAACAACGCCGAAGCGATCGCGACGTTGGATAGAGTCGGGCAAAGCTACGGGATTTTGGAAACGCGGGATATTCTGCGTTCGTCTAAATGTCGAGCCATCAAACCGCAACACTCAGCCAATCGCAGTAGGTGTTGACTCAGGCAGTAAACGCGAGGGATTTAGCGTCAAGTCTCAATCACATACATACCTAAATATTTTGGCTCATGCCGTGGATTGGGTAAAGGATGCTGTCGAGACTCGCCGTAAGCGGTGGTTTAGCCTTAATTGGTGCAGTAGTCGCTGA
- a CDS encoding FAD-binding oxidoreductase: protein MMDWDALTAELQGIEVISDPNQVAKLSQDYHTFSPILQVQLDGKKGDLVVRPTTEAEVMQVAATCVKYRVSVTIRGAGTGNYGQCVPLHGGVVLDMSRMQAIRWIKSGVARVEAGIKLAALDKKARETGWEIRMAPSTYRTATIGGFIAGGSGGIGSIMYGQLRDRGNINAIRVVTMEDEPRAIELRGDEIHKVNHAWGINGIITELEIPLGAAYPWVEVIVTFESFMAAAHFGQALGDADGTIKKLISIFAWSIPTYFGAIRQYIPDGTHAALLMVAESSMETLPGLVQEYGGCITYERSPQDAGKGCNLAEFTWNHTTLHARSADPNITYLQSLFPADKNLQMVDHMYRYFDDEVMMHLEFIRAGGRTVPAALQLVRYTTEERLNEIIRYHEEHGVFIANPHTYIIEDGGRKVIDPEQMKFKQMVDPYGLLNPGKIKALMRS, encoded by the coding sequence ATGATGGATTGGGATGCACTGACGGCTGAGTTACAGGGAATTGAAGTTATTAGCGACCCTAACCAAGTTGCTAAGTTGTCTCAGGATTACCATACTTTTAGCCCCATATTGCAAGTTCAATTAGACGGGAAAAAAGGAGATTTGGTTGTCCGTCCCACGACGGAAGCAGAGGTAATGCAAGTCGCTGCAACCTGCGTTAAATACCGCGTTTCCGTAACGATACGGGGGGCTGGAACGGGGAATTACGGGCAGTGCGTACCCCTCCACGGGGGCGTGGTTTTAGATATGTCACGGATGCAGGCAATTCGCTGGATTAAATCGGGAGTAGCGCGGGTAGAAGCAGGGATAAAATTAGCGGCTTTGGACAAAAAAGCGCGAGAAACGGGGTGGGAGATCCGAATGGCTCCTTCTACTTATCGGACAGCGACGATTGGCGGGTTTATTGCTGGCGGGAGTGGGGGAATTGGTTCGATTATGTACGGACAGTTGCGCGATCGCGGTAATATTAATGCAATTCGCGTGGTGACGATGGAAGACGAACCCCGTGCGATTGAACTGCGGGGAGACGAGATCCACAAAGTCAATCATGCTTGGGGAATTAATGGCATTATCACGGAATTAGAAATACCCCTCGGTGCAGCTTATCCTTGGGTTGAAGTTATTGTCACTTTTGAAAGTTTTATGGCGGCTGCCCATTTCGGTCAGGCTTTGGGCGATGCTGACGGTACGATCAAAAAGCTGATTTCTATTTTTGCTTGGTCAATTCCTACTTATTTCGGGGCGATTCGTCAGTACATTCCTGATGGAACTCATGCAGCACTCTTAATGGTGGCTGAGTCGAGTATGGAAACATTACCAGGATTGGTACAAGAATATGGCGGCTGTATTACCTATGAGCGATCGCCACAGGATGCAGGTAAGGGATGTAACTTGGCAGAATTTACCTGGAATCATACCACTTTACACGCCCGCAGCGCCGACCCTAATATTACCTACCTGCAAAGTCTCTTCCCCGCCGATAAAAATCTCCAAATGGTAGACCATATGTATCGTTACTTTGACGATGAGGTGATGATGCATTTAGAATTTATCCGTGCTGGTGGTAGAACTGTTCCTGCTGCTTTGCAGTTGGTACGATACACTACCGAGGAACGCCTGAACGAAATTATCCGCTATCACGAAGAACACGGGGTTTTTATTGCCAATCCGCATACATACATTATTGAAGACGGTGGCAGAAAAGTTATCGACCCAGAACAGATGAAGTTTAAACAAATGGTCGATCCCTATGGGTTGCTCAATCCAGGTAAGATTAAGGCGTTGATGCGATCGTAG
- a CDS encoding hydroxysqualene dehydroxylase, translated as MESQNPKVVVVGAGWAGLGATYRLAKQGYNVTLLEAGAYPGGLVAGWKTPGGQSVEAGIHGFWYPYSNIFSLVRELGINPFTPFTRSSQYSPAGLEVESPIFQDLPRLPTPLGTFLYTQFKRLPLSDRLSALPLLYAVVDFDNSDAAWLRYDKVTARELFKDFGVSARLYRDSFEPMLLVGLFAPGEQCSAAAALGMLYYFILAHQPDFDVVWCRGTVGEKIFRPWVEQIEQVGGKILPNRRVSDILLDSEGLAKAVVCGDEVFEADAVIFAVGVSGMQKIVSSSSSLQSRKEFRNLMNLGAVDVLATRLWCDRKIHIPRPSNACFGFDVTTGWTFFDLNALHDEYRDVSETVIEADFYHANQLLPMSDEEIVQMVQDYLATCVPEFQAAKIRDRSVIRLSRAVTHFAPGSYQNMLPAKTSIDNLFMSGDWIITRHGSWSQEKAYVTGLEAANLVIERLRKGTKAEIIPVEADEPHIQIMRSLNGKLRNLSNIFNV; from the coding sequence ATGGAATCTCAAAATCCCAAAGTTGTTGTTGTCGGTGCTGGTTGGGCTGGATTAGGAGCTACATATCGCCTAGCAAAGCAAGGCTACAATGTGACGCTGTTAGAAGCAGGTGCTTATCCTGGGGGTTTGGTTGCAGGTTGGAAAACTCCAGGGGGGCAATCGGTAGAAGCAGGAATTCACGGTTTCTGGTATCCTTACAGCAATATCTTTTCCCTCGTACGGGAATTAGGGATTAATCCTTTTACGCCTTTTACCCGTTCTTCCCAGTATTCCCCTGCGGGTTTAGAGGTAGAGTCGCCAATTTTTCAAGATTTACCACGCCTTCCTACACCACTGGGAACTTTTCTCTACACCCAGTTCAAACGATTACCTTTAAGCGATCGCCTCAGTGCATTACCATTACTCTATGCTGTAGTAGATTTTGATAACAGCGATGCAGCTTGGCTGCGTTACGATAAAGTTACAGCCCGCGAACTATTCAAAGATTTTGGCGTATCGGCTAGACTCTACCGCGATTCATTTGAGCCGATGTTGCTGGTAGGATTATTTGCACCAGGCGAACAATGTTCTGCGGCTGCGGCTTTGGGCATGTTGTATTATTTCATCTTGGCGCACCAACCAGATTTTGACGTGGTTTGGTGTCGGGGTACGGTAGGGGAAAAGATTTTTCGTCCTTGGGTGGAACAAATCGAACAGGTGGGAGGAAAAATTCTGCCTAACCGTCGCGTGAGTGACATTCTGCTTGATAGTGAAGGTTTAGCAAAAGCTGTGGTTTGCGGGGATGAAGTGTTTGAGGCGGATGCTGTCATCTTTGCTGTCGGAGTCAGCGGAATGCAGAAAATTGTTAGTAGTAGTTCTAGCTTGCAAAGTCGCAAAGAATTTCGCAATTTAATGAATTTAGGTGCGGTTGACGTATTAGCAACTCGGCTATGGTGCGATCGCAAAATTCACATTCCCCGTCCTTCCAATGCTTGTTTTGGTTTTGATGTTACCACGGGTTGGACGTTTTTCGATCTCAATGCTTTACACGATGAATACCGCGATGTATCAGAAACAGTAATTGAAGCAGATTTTTATCATGCCAACCAACTGTTACCAATGAGCGATGAGGAAATTGTTCAGATGGTGCAAGATTATTTAGCCACTTGCGTACCAGAATTTCAAGCCGCTAAAATTCGCGATCGCAGTGTGATTCGATTATCTAGAGCAGTGACTCATTTTGCGCCTGGTAGCTATCAGAATATGTTGCCAGCCAAGACGAGTATAGATAATCTATTTATGAGTGGTGATTGGATTATTACTCGACACGGTTCTTGGTCGCAAGAAAAAGCCTACGTCACTGGTTTAGAAGCAGCAAATTTAGTTATAGAAAGATTGCGTAAGGGGACAAAAGCCGAAATTATCCCCGTCGAAGCAGACGAACCGCATATACAGATAATGCGATCGCTTAATGGAAAGTTACGTAATTTGAGCAATATTTTTAATGTCTAG
- a CDS encoding DNA-binding protein → MTKTQEIVHLNLDLSPELNEKLEEIAQKIGGTKSDVLRQAIALMQIAIAAKEQGKKFGIAESNQPLATEINIP, encoded by the coding sequence ATGACCAAAACTCAAGAAATAGTTCATTTGAATCTCGACTTATCTCCAGAGCTTAATGAAAAACTGGAAGAAATTGCTCAAAAAATCGGTGGTACTAAAAGCGATGTTTTGCGACAAGCGATCGCTTTGATGCAAATTGCGATCGCTGCTAAAGAGCAGGGTAAAAAGTTTGGAATTGCTGAATCAAATCAACCTCTAGCTACTGAAATTAATATACCTTGA
- a CDS encoding VOC family protein, which produces MHDSWDVEPPLPHSQKFRTIRTFLRYDFRIHGLPASRKNDLYIMWWLQDAGAIKITVADPDSPNKFHDRYSPGFHHLAFNADSRERVDSLYKLVQEIGATVLDPPAEYQYSPGYYAVFFADPDGLKLQLVHMPNLPE; this is translated from the coding sequence TTGCATGACTCTTGGGACGTTGAACCACCTCTGCCTCATAGTCAAAAGTTTAGAACAATCCGAACCTTTTTACGATACGATTTTAGGATTCATGGGCTACCAGCAAGTAGAAAAAACGATCTGTACATTATGTGGTGGTTGCAGGATGCTGGAGCAATTAAAATTACTGTTGCCGATCCAGATTCTCCCAACAAATTTCACGATCGCTACTCCCCAGGTTTCCATCATCTTGCATTTAATGCCGATAGTCGAGAACGAGTAGATAGTTTATACAAATTAGTTCAAGAAATTGGCGCAACAGTCCTCGATCCTCCGGCAGAATATCAGTATTCACCTGGTTACTACGCCGTGTTCTTTGCCGATCCTGATGGGCTGAAGTTGCAGTTAGTGCATATGCCTAATTTACCTGAGTAG
- a CDS encoding aminotransferase class V-fold PLP-dependent enzyme produces MTSISAAQTRTQQHRQQFPALANKSYFNYGGQGPMPQAAIDAIIASHEYIQLNGPFSSQVNAWITQETEKTRQAIATELKATPETITLTEDVTVGCNIALWGIDWQAKDHILLSDCEHPGVIATTQEIARRFGVEVSTCPLMATLNEGDPAAVVAQHLTPRTRLVILSHILWNTGQVLPIDKIVEICSQHQGDRPVQILVDAAQSVGLLPLNLTQLGADFYAFTGHKWMCGPAGVGGLYVRPAALLGTDKRPPLQPTFIGWRSIVMDSKGQPQAWQPDGRRYEVATSAFPQYAGLKAAIATHQQWGTAEERYQQICQLSQYLWQRLNELSDIICLRHAPPQAGLVSFQLKDRSSLHAKLVQFLESNRLMTRTLVDPSCVRACVHYFTLPSEIDRLIEGIERFCQQS; encoded by the coding sequence ATGACGAGCATCTCTGCGGCACAAACCCGAACTCAACAACATCGCCAGCAATTCCCCGCCCTGGCAAATAAATCTTACTTCAACTATGGGGGGCAAGGACCAATGCCCCAAGCAGCCATAGACGCAATTATCGCTTCCCACGAATACATTCAACTTAACGGTCCCTTCTCCTCCCAAGTCAACGCTTGGATTACTCAAGAAACAGAGAAAACCAGACAGGCAATTGCTACTGAACTAAAAGCCACACCCGAAACCATTACCCTCACTGAAGATGTCACTGTAGGCTGTAACATTGCCTTGTGGGGAATTGACTGGCAAGCAAAAGACCATATCTTACTCTCAGACTGCGAACACCCAGGCGTTATCGCCACCACCCAAGAAATTGCCCGACGCTTCGGCGTAGAAGTTTCCACCTGTCCCCTCATGGCGACTTTAAACGAAGGAGATCCAGCCGCAGTTGTCGCCCAACACCTCACACCCCGCACCCGCTTAGTCATTCTCAGTCACATCCTCTGGAATACAGGTCAAGTCTTGCCAATTGACAAGATCGTAGAAATATGCAGTCAGCATCAAGGCGATCGCCCCGTGCAAATTCTGGTTGATGCAGCGCAATCAGTCGGCTTATTACCCTTAAATTTGACTCAATTAGGGGCAGATTTCTACGCCTTCACGGGTCATAAATGGATGTGCGGACCCGCCGGAGTCGGCGGCTTATACGTCCGTCCAGCAGCACTTCTTGGCACGGATAAGCGTCCTCCCTTACAGCCTACCTTCATCGGCTGGCGGAGTATAGTTATGGATAGTAAGGGACAGCCCCAGGCGTGGCAACCAGACGGCAGACGTTATGAAGTCGCCACATCAGCCTTTCCACAGTATGCAGGATTGAAAGCCGCGATCGCCACCCACCAGCAATGGGGAACCGCCGAGGAACGCTATCAACAAATTTGCCAACTCAGCCAATATCTCTGGCAACGCCTAAACGAATTATCAGATATTATTTGCCTGCGTCACGCCCCACCCCAAGCCGGACTCGTTTCCTTCCAACTCAAAGATCGATCTTCCCTTCATGCAAAACTAGTCCAATTTCTCGAATCAAATCGCTTAATGACACGCACCCTTGTCGATCCAAGCTGCGTCAGGGCTTGCGTCCACTATTTTACTCTCCCCTCCGAGATCGATCGCTTAATTGAAGGCATCGAAAGATTTTGCCAGCAAAGCTAA
- a CDS encoding glycosyl transferase — MQTRPTIYIAITNHGFGHATRTASLAAKIQQLCPDILLIMVTTAPRWLLESYIEGDFIYRPRAFDLGVIQSDSLTMDKAATLEKLQQIRKQERSIIASEVNFIRQNRVNLILADIPPLAVAIAHAAGIPCYMSSNFGWDFIYRDWGGEFVEIADWMGKHYAQCDRLFRLPFHEPMSAFSNITDVGLTGGSPRHAIDTLRSNWGISTLIEKTILLTFGGLGLQQIPFKNLQLFPDWQFLTFDATAPNLPNLIKITDQKLRPVDFMPLCGRVISKPGYGTFAEAVGVGIPIVTLTRANFAEAKFLVDGIANYSYHQILNSDEFFQSHWEFLHQPPQPPQQSQPIAKDGNKAIAQAVLEVVTCNS; from the coding sequence ATGCAAACTAGACCTACCATATACATAGCCATCACCAACCACGGATTCGGACATGCTACCCGCACCGCCTCACTTGCAGCGAAGATCCAGCAGTTGTGTCCCGATATCTTACTCATCATGGTGACAACCGCACCCCGATGGTTGCTGGAATCTTACATAGAAGGAGATTTTATTTATCGTCCCCGCGCCTTCGATTTGGGTGTAATACAGTCGGATAGCTTAACGATGGACAAAGCCGCCACGTTAGAAAAGCTACAGCAAATCCGCAAACAAGAACGCTCGATAATTGCCTCAGAAGTTAACTTTATCCGTCAAAATCGCGTCAATCTGATCCTTGCCGATATCCCTCCTTTGGCAGTAGCGATCGCCCATGCCGCAGGTATTCCCTGTTATATGAGTAGTAACTTTGGATGGGACTTCATTTATCGCGATTGGGGAGGTGAATTTGTCGAAATTGCCGATTGGATGGGCAAGCATTACGCGCAATGCGATCGCCTATTCCGGTTGCCTTTCCACGAACCGATGAGTGCTTTTTCCAATATTACCGATGTCGGTTTAACTGGTGGTTCGCCCCGCCATGCGATCGACACGCTACGATCTAATTGGGGTATCAGTACCCTAATAGAGAAAACTATTTTACTCACCTTTGGCGGTTTAGGTCTGCAACAAATTCCGTTTAAAAATCTCCAACTTTTCCCCGATTGGCAATTCCTCACTTTTGATGCTACAGCTCCAAACTTACCAAATTTAATCAAAATTACCGACCAAAAGTTACGCCCAGTTGATTTTATGCCCCTCTGTGGCAGAGTTATTTCTAAACCAGGTTACGGCACTTTTGCTGAAGCAGTCGGTGTGGGAATTCCTATAGTTACCCTGACTCGTGCAAACTTCGCCGAAGCTAAATTTTTAGTTGATGGAATTGCGAATTACTCTTACCATCAAATTCTCAACTCGGATGAATTTTTTCAAAGCCACTGGGAATTTCTCCACCAACCGCCACAACCACCCCAACAATCTCAACCTATAGCAAAAGACGGCAACAAAGCGATCGCCCAAGCCGTGCTTGAAGTCGTAACTTGTAACTCGTAA
- a CDS encoding secondary thiamine-phosphate synthase enzyme YjbQ, which yields MHQHILRLSTAGKSFTNITAKVEAIVAQSGVETGLCSLFLRHTSASLVIQENADPDVLQDLANFMAKLVPESANYIHNAEGADDMPAHIRTALTHTSEQIPISRGQLLLGTWQGIYIWEHRQRSHIRELVVHIA from the coding sequence ATGCATCAACATATTCTTAGACTTTCTACCGCAGGTAAATCTTTTACTAACATCACTGCTAAGGTTGAAGCAATTGTTGCTCAATCCGGTGTAGAAACTGGACTGTGTAGTTTATTTTTACGCCATACTTCTGCCAGCTTAGTGATTCAAGAAAACGCCGATCCTGATGTACTGCAAGATTTAGCAAACTTCATGGCAAAACTCGTACCAGAATCAGCAAACTACATCCACAATGCTGAAGGTGCAGATGATATGCCTGCCCACATTCGCACAGCCCTTACTCACACTTCCGAACAAATTCCCATTTCTAGAGGACAATTATTATTAGGAACCTGGCAGGGAATTTACATTTGGGAACACCGTCAGCGCAGCCATATTAGAGAACTCGTCGTTCATATTGCTTAA
- a CDS encoding Nif3-like dinuclear metal center hexameric protein, which translates to MKISDLINWFENWANPAWQESWDNSGWQIEPGILEQPARVLVCLTPTLAVMQEAIALQNSGIPVNLIFAHHPLIFSPLKSLCSGNAIADMTRLAFRHQIGVYTAHTNFDQVADGTADVLAQLLQLKQVTPIVPTQPELGYGRVGEINPSCTLQELLQQIQTALNPPDLLFSPTADLQKPIERVAVLGGSGASFISAVVKTGAQAYLTSDCKFHQFQESRDRGLILIDAGHYATERPACDRLVTKLQTAGVEWAQLSQQDEDFRLFYKC; encoded by the coding sequence ATGAAAATCTCAGATTTAATAAATTGGTTTGAAAATTGGGCTAATCCTGCTTGGCAAGAAAGTTGGGATAATTCTGGTTGGCAGATTGAACCAGGAATATTAGAGCAACCTGCAAGGGTACTGGTATGCTTGACACCAACTCTAGCAGTGATGCAAGAGGCGATCGCGCTACAAAACTCGGGGATTCCAGTTAATCTAATTTTCGCCCACCATCCGCTGATTTTTAGTCCGCTGAAATCTTTGTGTAGTGGAAATGCGATCGCAGATATGACGCGCCTAGCTTTTCGTCACCAAATCGGCGTTTATACAGCTCATACTAACTTTGACCAAGTAGCAGACGGTACTGCTGACGTGCTAGCGCAATTATTACAACTTAAGCAAGTCACGCCGATCGTACCAACGCAGCCGGAACTCGGTTACGGTCGCGTCGGAGAGATTAACCCATCCTGTACTTTGCAAGAATTGTTACAACAAATTCAAACAGCACTGAACCCTCCCGATCTGCTTTTCTCTCCTACGGCAGATTTACAAAAACCAATCGAGCGAGTGGCTGTTTTAGGTGGATCTGGTGCTAGTTTTATTTCGGCTGTGGTAAAAACAGGGGCGCAAGCTTATTTAACTTCCGATTGTAAGTTTCACCAATTTCAAGAAAGTCGCGATCGCGGTTTAATTCTAATTGATGCCGGACACTACGCTACCGAACGTCCAGCTTGCGATCGATTGGTGACAAAGCTTCAAACTGCCGGAGTCGAATGGGCGCAACTTAGTCAGCAAGACGAAGATTTTCGGCTTTTTTATAAGTGCTAG
- a CDS encoding glycosyltransferase produces the protein MSVVFNLDAKKNARILLLSLRKIKFHVARCYLYELEDLICQFDSADILTPIFNPDLFKVTNRIANTVAQAVGSSKLINPLFKQVNLDKEYELFFVICQSPLDILTINSIKNWRNKCRKVVVWLDEIWAKDIEKWKVQLSFLQEFDYIFMNFSQSIEEVTKTIQRPCEYIPFGIDAIKFCPYPLNRERSVDLYSVGRRSQVTHQALLDLSERVNFFYIYETIKDLYTTDHRYHRSLYKNILKKSRYFIANRAKIDDTNATGDQQEVGARFFEGAAAGTVMLGVPPECESFTQSFDWEDAVIKVAYDAPNIAEILADLDSQPDRLQKIRTNNVINSLLKHDWVYRWETILATVGLNSTPAMMARKANLQNLAERILTRKNSEERSTHHSDQIHKQERTQMPVA, from the coding sequence ATGTCAGTAGTCTTCAATCTCGATGCTAAGAAAAACGCTCGAATCTTATTACTATCTTTGCGAAAGATAAAATTTCATGTCGCTCGCTGTTATTTGTACGAGCTAGAAGATTTGATTTGTCAATTCGACTCAGCCGATATACTGACACCAATTTTTAATCCCGACTTGTTCAAAGTTACAAATAGAATTGCTAATACTGTAGCTCAAGCTGTTGGGAGTAGCAAGCTAATTAATCCATTATTCAAACAAGTCAATCTAGATAAAGAGTATGAATTATTTTTTGTTATCTGTCAGTCTCCTCTAGACATTCTTACAATAAATTCAATTAAGAATTGGCGAAACAAATGCCGTAAAGTAGTAGTTTGGCTCGATGAAATTTGGGCAAAAGACATTGAGAAATGGAAAGTTCAGTTGAGTTTTCTTCAAGAATTTGACTATATTTTCATGAACTTCAGCCAAAGTATTGAGGAAGTCACTAAAACAATTCAGCGTCCTTGTGAATACATTCCATTTGGGATTGATGCAATTAAGTTCTGTCCTTATCCGCTCAACAGAGAGCGTAGCGTCGATCTATATAGTGTTGGTCGCCGATCGCAAGTCACGCATCAAGCTTTATTAGATTTGTCTGAAAGAGTTAATTTCTTTTATATCTATGAAACTATCAAAGATTTATACACGACCGATCATAGATACCACCGAAGTTTATATAAGAATATTTTAAAAAAGAGTCGTTATTTTATTGCCAATCGCGCCAAAATTGACGATACAAATGCAACTGGCGATCAACAAGAAGTAGGCGCACGCTTTTTTGAAGGTGCAGCAGCAGGAACAGTCATGCTAGGAGTTCCTCCTGAATGCGAATCTTTCACTCAAAGTTTTGACTGGGAGGATGCAGTCATTAAAGTTGCTTACGATGCTCCTAATATAGCTGAAATTCTTGCCGACCTCGACTCCCAGCCCGATCGCTTGCAAAAAATACGTACTAACAATGTTATCAACTCACTCTTAAAACACGATTGGGTTTACCGTTGGGAAACAATTTTGGCTACAGTCGGACTCAATAGTACGCCAGCAATGATGGCTCGGAAAGCTAATTTACAGAACTTAGCCGAGAGAATACTGACTCGAAAAAATAGCGAGGAGCGATCGACTCATCACTCAGACCAGATTCACAAGCAAGAAAGAACGCAGATGCCAGTTGCATGA